From Abiotrophia defectiva ATCC 49176:
GTCTCACCCAAAGGAATAACCAGTGTCTTAGCCTGACCTTTGCCTCGGCCCCATTTTTCAATCACAGCGGGTGTCAACCCCTCCCGCTCAATGATTTCTAAGGCTGCCACTGCCTTGACTGCTTGCTGGTAGGGCAAGCCCTCTACCAGGGCCAGAATGTCTTCTGGAATCTTGTAATGTGCGTCCATGACACGCACCTCCTTTTTCCCATTATATCATATATGATATAATGGGAAAATCGCTTTCACTAGCTAAATCCCCTATATATCAAGTTTTCCTCCATTTTGTTACCATCTCACCACGTAATTCTACCCACCTTACACCCTATCTACTAGTAGAACTAGTAGATAGGGTACACAAGTTTCTGACCCCCTTCTCAAAAACGGTCAATGGGTCTATAATGAAGTTAACTTCTTAATGAAAGGAGCCAAGAAAGCAATGAATCCTAAATTTTATGCCCTGCCCCAAGCCAAGCAGGAGGCCATTATCCAAGCCGGCTTCCGCGTCTTCGGCCAGCACGCCTATAAGAAGGCACCCATGAGCGCCATTGCGGACGCGGCGGGGATTTCCAAGCCCTTGCTTTTTCATTATTTCCATAATAAAAAGGAACTTTACTTTTTCCTCTTCGACCTCTTAGTCCAGCAGACCGATGATTACCTAAAAGAAGGAGGCTGCTATGAGACCCTGGATTTCTTCGAGCTCTTCAAGAGCGTGACCCAGACTAAGGTGCAACTAGCCCGGCTCAATCCCGATTGGCTGGCCTTTAGCCTTAAGACCTACTACGAGCAGGATCCCGAGATTATGCCAGAATTGGCCCAACGCATGAAACAAGTCAAGGCGAAACAGGTCCAGCTCATGGACAAGCTAGATATGAGCTGCTTTCGGCCCGATATCGACTTTCAGCTCATGTATAAGGATATGACCTGGGCCGCCCAGGGTTATCTCTGGGAGCATGTCCAGCGAGGGTCCGTTGATCCCGAAACCATCGAGGCGGAATTCAACCAACTGATTGACTTCTGGAAGTCTCTCTATCTTAGAAAGGAGTGATCCCATGTACGCTATTCAAACGCATCAACTGACCAAATCCTACGGCAAGCACCGAGGCATCGAACGTCTGGACTTGACCGTCCAGCAGGGCGAGCTCTTTGGCTTTATCGGGCCTAACGGGGCCGGCAAATCTACCACTATCCGCACCCTACTGGGGCTGATTAAGCCTACCAGCGGCAGTGCCCAGGTCCTAGGCTTAGAAGTCGGCCGCCAACAAGGCCAAATCCTACGCCGGGTGGGCTACCTGCCGTCCGAAACCCAATTCTATGCCGGCATGACCGCCCGCGACCTACTCAAACTATCTGCTGATCTGAGAGGCCTGGACTGCCAGGCCGAATGCCGCCGCCTCAGCGACCGGCTGCAGCTTGATCTTGGGATTGCGGCGGATCAACTGTCCCTGGGTAACCGTAAGAAGGTGGGCATTGTGGCCGCCCTCCAGCACCAACCTGACCTCTTGATTCTGGACGAGCCTACCAGTGGCTTGGACCCCCTGATCCAAGAAGAATTCTTCGCCCTCTTAGAGGAACGCCGCCAAGCCGGCGGGACCGTCTTCCTATCCAGCCATGTCCTGTCCGAAGTCCAAAACCACTGCGACCGAGCGGCCATTATCCGCCAAGGGCAAATCGTGGCCACCGAAGATGTCGCCAGCCTCATGCAGCACCAAGCCAAACGCGTCAGCCTGTCCGGTCAAGTACCTGGCCTGGCAGACCTAGCAGGTGTCTCCAACTGGCAAGCCAAGGGCAAAGATCAAGTCAGCTTCCTCTATCAAGGAGACCTAAATGCCTTACTAGCTTGTCTGGCAGGCGGCCAAGTCCGCGACTTCAGTCTGGCCGAGCCAAGTCTGGAAGAAATCTTCCGCCACTACTACCAAGAAGGAGGCGATTTGTCATGATTCTATTCCGCCACGAATTACGCCAAGGTTGGCGTAGCCTAATCCTGTGGACGGCGGCCATCGCGGGTTTTATGGGCCTGATTTCCCTGCTCTTCCCTCAAATCAAGGACCAGATGGCTAGTATCAACGGCCTGATTAGCACCATGGGTGCCTTCTCCGACGCCTTCGGCCTGGGCAAGCTCAACATGGGGACCTTCATCGGCTTCTATACCGTTGAATGTCAGAGCGTCCTGGGCCTTGGTGGCGCCCTATATGCCGCCATTCTGGCCAGCAATTCCCTAGCCAAAGAAGAGCAAGCCGGCACCGCCGAATTCCTGCTGACCCATCCCCTCAGTCGGGCTTCGATTGTCACCAGCAAGGCCTTGGCCCTCGTCAGCCAGCTTCTGATACTCAACGCGGTGACCCTAGCAGTTGTTCTCTTAAGTCTGACCCTGATGGGTGAGTCCGCGCCTATGGGCCAACTCCTACTCTTGCACTTGGCCTATCTAATCTTACACCTCGAGTTCATCGCCCTCTGCCTGAGCCTGTCGGCCTTGTCCGGCAAACGTCGTGGCACCGGTCTAGGCGCCGGCATCGGGCTGGTACTGGGTTTCTACCTAGCCAACCTGGTCGCCAATATCGCCCCCGGCCTAGGTGGCCTCAAATGGCTCACGCCCTTCGCTTACGTGGACGGCGCCGAAATCATTCCTAATGGCAGCCTAAACCTAGGCTATGTCGGAGTAGGGCTGGTCTTATCAGCCTGCTCGCTGGGCGTGACTTATTGGTGGTTTGGGCGGAAGGATGTAGGATAGAGTGTAAAAGTTAAAGCCATCAAGTTTATAAACTTGATGGCTTTTTTCTTGTCTCTGGCATTAAGGCTGTGGGACTTATTCCGAGGATTAAATGTCTTTTATAAGCTATGGGTATCGGCTTTCTTACTCAAAGTTCTAGGTGTCCCGCCGTCATTTATCATGATTAAAACACATCCTTGTATTTTCAAATCGAAGAATTATAATAAAGCTATAGTTACCTGACAGAATAAAGAAGATATTAAGGAGCATCATTATGGGACACAAAAAAGCGGACGAGCGAGAAACAGTGATCAAGTGGCTAGAATATTGCCATAAAAACAAACGCAAGCCTTGGTTATGGGATTTCAAGAATTGCTATAAAGTTCCACAATCTGAAGATTCGCTATCTAAAGATTCGTTACCTAAAGATTCGTTATCCGAAGATAGTATTACAGCCTTCTTGAAATACAAAAATGGCGAGTTCAAAGATACTACTATCTTTAATATTACAGAAAAAGCTGGTTTCGATGCGGACTGCGACAAGGAAGCAATCGAGCTGTATAAAGTTTTGGGCTGGCAAAATTCGGCTACAGATGTGATTAGAGGCGAAACCATGAATTCCTTTCTCACTACTTTTAACAGAGCCATTCGGCAGAGTTCTAACTATAAAACTCTAACTAAAACGTTAGGAATAGATAATAGAAAAAAAGAGAGATATTCTAAACTATATAAAGATCAAAATTATCGGCAGTTTGACATTATCGAAAACAACCGACCCGCATTTCAAACATTCGCCAAACTTACTCATACAATTGGAAACTTCACCGTACTCCCTCATTGGATGAATACTGGGCGTAGTAATCTCTCACAAGATTACTGGGACATCTTCCTCTTATCACTACAAGAATGGCTACATCTTATTAGTCCAACTTCTGAAGCCTGGATTAATTTTATTGAATTGTACTATCTACAACCCTATGTAAATAAGGACTATCAAATTGAGCCACTCTGGAAAAATCATAGTTATACTACTCCAATTCTAAAAGAGAAAGAAGATTTCCCCATTTTTCTAAAAGCAGTGAATGAACGAATCGAAGAACGCGGAAAATATATGATCAAGCAAATATGCGATAGACTGAATCGGACAGATTTCAACTTCTATAAGGAGATTAGAGACATGGATAAAATTCGATTCTCGGATGAATTTTAAAAATAAGTTAAGAAGCTAACATAAGCGGCTTCCTCCCCAGTATGCAATCTCTACTAGATATCGAACTAGCACTAGGATTCTCCCTTGTTAACCGAGTGTCCAATATCGCCCCTGGCCTGGGGGCCTCAAATGGCTTACACCCTTTGCTTACGTATACGACGCCGAAGGCATCCATGGCGACAACCTAAACCTAGGCTATGTCGGAGTCGGACTGGTCTTGTCAGCCTGCTCGCTGGGCGTGGCTTATTGGTGGTTTGGTCGGAAGGATGTAGGGTAGTTAATATAGATATAAAGAACCCCAGTAAGCTTACTGGGGTTCTTTATATCTATCCTCTTCCTTCTTATCCTAATAAAGTTTGTAATATTGGAATAACAAGGATAAATAGAACCGTACTTAGAGTCACCACATTCGTAGAGAATTCCACATCTCCTTTTCCCTGATTAGCAAGGATTGGGAGAACAGCTAGAGCTGGTGTCGCGGACTGAATCATAAAGGTCTTAAATTCTACTGTTGCCATATTTGGGGCAAAGAACTTCAATACAAGAAGCATGATCAGAGGAGCTAGGATAAAGCGTCCCACCAAGGTGATAATTGTATCTTTGTCAAAAGCAATGGTATTCAAGCCTGCCTTAGCAAGAACAATACCAATATAAATCAGAGATAAGGGAGTGACGATATTCCCAACATAGGTTAAGGTATTCGTTACGAAATCTGGAATAGAGATTCGGAGAAGCAAAAATAGTAGAGCGACAAGAAAACCTACAAGCGGAGCTGGTAGTAATTTCTTCCAGTCAAATTTAGTTGTCTCCTTGCTTTGACCCGATTTACTGTCGCTCGTCATCAAATACACGCCCAATGTCCAGGTGGAAATCGTATTGGTGATATAGTAAATTAAGAAATAAGGAAGAGCCTGATCTCCAAAAAGAGCAATGTTTAGTGGCAACCCGATAAAAATAGTATTGGCATTAACAAAGGTATTAATCAAGGTTCCTCTCCGCCCTGGACGAACCTTGAAAACCACAACTGCAATATAAGCTACGATATATCCTAAGATAAATGCCACAAAAGTATAAAGGAGGCCTCCAGAAAGACTGATTAGTTTATCTAATGTTAGGTATTTCATTACCGACACAAAAATTGACGCTGGCAAGGCTACATTCATGATCAAACGAGACAGGTTGGGACCAAAGCTATCTCCAAACCATCCCCTAACCTGAAGAATATACCCCAAAACAATAATAGCGATAATCGGAATGATACTCGTAATCGAGGTTAAAAAGAGTGACATATATACCCCTTTCTGAATTACTTAAACCTATTCTTTAATATAGCTTTCTAGTTTTACCTGTTAGTAGTAAAACTAGAAAGTGGACTGTTTTAGGTCGTCATTTTGGATTTCTCCCTTTTAATACCTTGCTAAGCTATGGCTGCTTCGATTCTTATCGGTAGGTAACAAGAATTGACTATTTATATTCTGGATACCACTTCAAATCACGAACTGCTTTGGCCATATCTGTTTCCTTAGCGCGTGCAAGTCCTTGCTCTTGCGCTTTTTTAGCTACTGCTTCTGCTACTTTAATAGAAACATCTGCCACATACTTGAATGGCGGCAAGACTGGTGCTCCTGGTTGTCCTGAATTGACAATCCCACTCAATGAATGAGCCGCTGCCCCAATCATTTCATCAGTCAAAAGGCTTGCTTCAGAGGCTAACATCCCTAGACCCAGACCTGGGTAAATCAAGGCATTATTGGCTTGACCAATCACATAGTCTACACCTTTATAAGAAACCGTACCCGCAGGTATTCCTGTTGCGACAAAAGCTTTCCCATCTGACCATTCGATCAAATCTTTAGCATTCGCTTCTGCCAACTTGGTTGGATTTGACAAGGGGAAGATCATTGGACGTTCTGTGTTTTCACACATAGCTTCTACAATCTCTTTAGTGAAGGTGTTTGGTTGAGTTGAAGTTCCCACAAGAATTGTTGGCTTCACAGTCTTCACTACTTCAAGCAGGTCAGTCAACTTGTCTGCGTTACTAAAGTCAGCACGTTTCTTAGCAAATGGCTTTTGCTCTGGTGTCAAGTCATCCATATCATCAAAGAGAAGACCTTGTTTATCAACCATAAAGAAACGCTTGTAGGCCTCTGCTTCAGAAAGTCCTTCACTCACCATTTCACGAAGAACACGAGAAGCAATCCCTGCACCAGCTGTTCCCCCGCCATAGCAGAGATAAATTTGATCTGTTAATTTTTCGCCACTAATGTCCAGTGAGCCAAAGATACCGCCCAAGGTAACAATCCCTGTGCCTTGAATATCATCGTTAAAAGTTGGAATTTGTTTCCGGTATTTCTCAAGAATATTGGCAGCATTCAGGCGACCGAAGTCTTCCCAGTGAAGGTAGAGTTTAGGAAAGAGACGCTCTGCCGTTTGAACAAATTGGTCAATGAAGTCGTAGTAACGATCTCCGCGGACCCGTTCGTGACGATTTCCTAAGTAATTAGGATTGTTACGAAGTTCTTCACGGTTCGTTCCTGCATCAATGACTAAAGGAAGCACCATAGAAGGATCAATCCCCGCTGCTCCAGTATAGACCATCAATTTCCCAACAGAAATATCGACACCATTTGTTCCCCAGTCTCCAATTCCAAGGATTCCTTCTGCATCTGTTACAACGATAAGACGGATTTCTCGATTACCCGCCGCATTTTTCAAAGTAGCTTCAATATTTTCAGGGTGATTAATATCAAGATATCCCGCATATTGGGGATCTACAAAGAGGTCACTATAGCCTTCAATAGTATCCGCAATGGTTGGATCATATACAATTGGATTAAACTCTTCCAAATGTTTAGAAAATAAATAGTAGAAAAGGGTACGGTTGGTATTAAAGATTTCCATTAGGAAAAGACGTTTTTCCAAATCGCTTACTTTTGTTTGCATTTGCGCATATGTTTGCGACGCTTGCTCTTCAATAGTTTGGACGTAGGGAGGCAATAAACCAATAAGGCCTAGTTCCTTTCGTTCCTCCAAGGTAAAAGCAGTTCCTTTATTAAGGAAAGGGTTGTTTAAGATATCATGTGCCGTCATATAGGTACCTCCATTTTTTATACAATAATAATTTTTA
This genomic window contains:
- a CDS encoding TetR/AcrR family transcriptional regulator — its product is MNPKFYALPQAKQEAIIQAGFRVFGQHAYKKAPMSAIADAAGISKPLLFHYFHNKKELYFFLFDLLVQQTDDYLKEGGCYETLDFFELFKSVTQTKVQLARLNPDWLAFSLKTYYEQDPEIMPELAQRMKQVKAKQVQLMDKLDMSCFRPDIDFQLMYKDMTWAAQGYLWEHVQRGSVDPETIEAEFNQLIDFWKSLYLRKE
- a CDS encoding ABC transporter ATP-binding protein → MYAIQTHQLTKSYGKHRGIERLDLTVQQGELFGFIGPNGAGKSTTIRTLLGLIKPTSGSAQVLGLEVGRQQGQILRRVGYLPSETQFYAGMTARDLLKLSADLRGLDCQAECRRLSDRLQLDLGIAADQLSLGNRKKVGIVAALQHQPDLLILDEPTSGLDPLIQEEFFALLEERRQAGGTVFLSSHVLSEVQNHCDRAAIIRQGQIVATEDVASLMQHQAKRVSLSGQVPGLADLAGVSNWQAKGKDQVSFLYQGDLNALLACLAGGQVRDFSLAEPSLEEIFRHYYQEGGDLS
- a CDS encoding ABC transporter permease subunit — translated: MILFRHELRQGWRSLILWTAAIAGFMGLISLLFPQIKDQMASINGLISTMGAFSDAFGLGKLNMGTFIGFYTVECQSVLGLGGALYAAILASNSLAKEEQAGTAEFLLTHPLSRASIVTSKALALVSQLLILNAVTLAVVLLSLTLMGESAPMGQLLLLHLAYLILHLEFIALCLSLSALSGKRRGTGLGAGIGLVLGFYLANLVANIAPGLGGLKWLTPFAYVDGAEIIPNGSLNLGYVGVGLVLSACSLGVTYWWFGRKDVG
- a CDS encoding AEC family transporter — translated: MSLFLTSITSIIPIIAIIVLGYILQVRGWFGDSFGPNLSRLIMNVALPASIFVSVMKYLTLDKLISLSGGLLYTFVAFILGYIVAYIAVVVFKVRPGRRGTLINTFVNANTIFIGLPLNIALFGDQALPYFLIYYITNTISTWTLGVYLMTSDSKSGQSKETTKFDWKKLLPAPLVGFLVALLFLLLRISIPDFVTNTLTYVGNIVTPLSLIYIGIVLAKAGLNTIAFDKDTIITLVGRFILAPLIMLLVLKFFAPNMATVEFKTFMIQSATPALAVLPILANQGKGDVEFSTNVVTLSTVLFILVIPILQTLLG
- a CDS encoding malolactic enzyme: MTAHDILNNPFLNKGTAFTLEERKELGLIGLLPPYVQTIEEQASQTYAQMQTKVSDLEKRLFLMEIFNTNRTLFYYLFSKHLEEFNPIVYDPTIADTIEGYSDLFVDPQYAGYLDINHPENIEATLKNAAGNREIRLIVVTDAEGILGIGDWGTNGVDISVGKLMVYTGAAGIDPSMVLPLVIDAGTNREELRNNPNYLGNRHERVRGDRYYDFIDQFVQTAERLFPKLYLHWEDFGRLNAANILEKYRKQIPTFNDDIQGTGIVTLGGIFGSLDISGEKLTDQIYLCYGGGTAGAGIASRVLREMVSEGLSEAEAYKRFFMVDKQGLLFDDMDDLTPEQKPFAKKRADFSNADKLTDLLEVVKTVKPTILVGTSTQPNTFTKEIVEAMCENTERPMIFPLSNPTKLAEANAKDLIEWSDGKAFVATGIPAGTVSYKGVDYVIGQANNALIYPGLGLGMLASEASLLTDEMIGAAAHSLSGIVNSGQPGAPVLPPFKYVADVSIKVAEAVAKKAQEQGLARAKETDMAKAVRDLKWYPEYK